Within the Thermoproteota archaeon genome, the region GAGAAGTACAAGGAGAAGAGACTCCACAGCTGGAAGGTCAGGAGGAGACTATACAGGTTGAAGGAGAAGTTCGATCCTCTAGAGGGTGCGCCCATGGCTAGGTGCATAGTACTGGAGAAGGTAGGTCTCGAGGCGAGGCAACCTCACTCCGGCCTTAGGAAGGCGGTCAAGGCCCAGTTAGCCAAGAACGGGGTCATAGTCACCGCGTTCGCACCGGGAGATGGTGCTCTGAACGTGATCAATGAGCACGACGAGGTGATAATTGAGGGCATCGGCGGTTCTAGGGGCAGGTCCATGGGAGACATACCGGGAGTCAGATACAAAGTGATAAAGGTAAACGGTGTATCCCTGCAGGCGATACTGCAGGGTAAGAAGGAGAAGCCCAGCAGGTGATCGCATGAGCGAGGAGGTTGAGATCAAGGCAGAGGAGAACCCCAAGACCGGTGGTCCCGAGATAAAGCTGTTTGGTAAGTGGAGCTATGAGGGAGTTGAGATAAGGAACATCGCCCTGAAGAGGGTGATCTCCCTCAAGCCAGTTTACCTCCCGCACACCGGCGGAAGGCACGAACATAAGAGGTTCGGGAAGCTCGAGCTTCCCATCGTTGAGAGGCTGGTTAACAGGCTCATGAGTCAGGCGATCAATGCTGGTAGTAAAAAGGACCATGTGAACAGCAAGAATCCAGGAAAGAAGCTCAAGGCCCTGAGGACCGTCAAGTACGCGTTCCAGATCATCGAGTTGAGGACCGGCAGGAACCCCATACAGGTCTTCATAGACGCCATCGAGAACTCCATAATAAGGGAGGAGGTCACCAGGATCATGTACGGTGGAGTCAGCTACTTCCACGCCGTCGACACTTCCCCGAGCAGGATGGTCGACCTCGCCATCAGGCACATAGCCCAAGGAGCGGCTATGAAGGCATTCAGGAGCCCGAGGAGCCTAGCTGAGGCCCTTGCTGATGAGATAATCGCTGCTGCTGATTACGACAGGAACAAGAGCTTCGCCATAAGGAGGAAGGAGGAGATAGAGAGGATCGCCTTGAGCAGCAGGTGATCACGTTTCATCCCATCCATTTATAATATGAGGAGTCTGAGTTTGGTGATGAATTATGAGTAGAGAGCTCCCGATATCGCATCTGAGGAAGGCCCATGGCGCCGAGATAACCGTCAGATTGAAGAACGGAAGTGAGATAAGGGGTAAGCTGCTGGTCTACGATGAGATGATGAACTTAGTTCTAGATTCAGCTAGGGAACTAGATCCCGACACGAAAGAAGTGAGGAGGAGCATGGGCACCCTCTTCATAAGGGGGAACAACGTACTCTTCATAACGCTGGAGTGATTTCTCACTCCACGGTCACGCTTTTAGCCAAGTTTCTGGGTTTGTCTGGATTTTTTCCTAGGGTTACCGCCGTGTGGTAGGCTATTAGCTGCAGTGGAACCGTGTAGATCAGTGGGGAGATGAGTTCATCCCAGACATCCGTTTCCAAGCTCGCATCAGCTGGGATCTCGATACCTCTGGGCTGTACCGTTATGGTAAAGGCCCCTCTAGATCTCACCTCCATGATATTGTATATCGTCTTCTTTCGGAGCTCCTCATTCACGGGAACTAGCACGATGGCGGGTGTGCCCTCCTCTATTAGGGCGAGCGGTCCGTGCTTGTACTCGCCAGCAGGATAGCCCTCGGCATGTATGTAACTTATCTCTTTGAGCTTGAGCGCTCCCTCCAATGCCGTTGGGTAGTTTATCCCCCTCCCCAAGAAGAACACGTGCTCCTTGTCCTTGAGGATATTGCTCATCTTCTTGGAGAATTCCTCCAAAGAGTCCATAGAGCCCTTCAGCAGCTCCGACACCTCGGTGAGTTCCCTAGAAATCCCGCTTCTGCCGCTAATAAGGGAAGAGACTACGTACAGAACAGATACTTGGGCAGAGAAGGTCTTAGTTGCCGCGACCCCTACCTCCGGGCCCGCCTGTATGAAGACGGACTCGTCGGAGATTCTAGTGAGCGTGCTTCCCGGAACATTCACTATGGAAACCACCATGGAGCCCTTTGACTTCGCTATTCTCACGGCCTCTAGCACGTCTGCGGTTTCACCTGATTGGCTGATGGCTAGGACGACGTCGCCCTGCCTCAGGTGGGAGGACCATTCCGGGAACTCCGAGGCCACTATGATCTCGGATCTGACACCAGCTAGCTTAGATAAGAGGTACTTTCCGATCAGACCTGCATGGTAGGAGGTCCCAGCAGCAACTATCGTCAGGGATCCATCCCTAAGCAGGGAGCTCAGCCTCTCGGAGAACCTCGTGTAGTAATCAATGCTCTCCGCAATCTTCCTGAGGATGTGAGGCTGTTCGTGTATCTCCTTAAGCATGAAGTAATCGAACGCTCCCTTGTCCAGCAACTGAGGCGTCCATTCCACCTCTTCAGCCTCCCTATAGACCTTCTCCAGATTATCTCCCTTCAATCTCCAGATCTCGACCTCAGAGGGGGTGAGTAAGGCTATTTCCCCGTCCTCCATGAAGATGAACCTATTCGTCAGGTGGAGCAGTGCGGCCACATCCGATGCGCAGTAATTCCCATCCTCCCCTAGGCCTATAACCAGTGGACTCTTGTTCCTAGCTAGAAAGAGGGCTCTCTCGCCCGATATGATGGATACTAAGGCGTAGCTTCCCTTCAACTTCTTGACGGCCTTCACGAATGCTGAGAGGGGTCCGTCCCCCGACTTGAGGTTCTCCTCCACCAAGTGGGCCACGACCTCTGTATCTGTCTCGGAATGGAGCACATGCCCCTCGGCTATCAGCTCCCTCCTCATACCCTCAAAATCATCGAGAGTCCCGTTGTGAACGACAGCCACCTCTCCATCACAGGAGAGGTGAGGATGGGCGTTCTCGGGGCTTACTCCGCCATGGGTGGCCCACCTAGTATGGCCTATCCCTACGTATCCGTCTCTTATCTCCGCGTCTCCTACTACCGCATCTATCGTGCCTACACCTTTCACTACCTCTATGTCCCCGTTAGACATCACTGCTATCCCGGCTGAGTCGTATCCTCTGTATTCCAGCTTTTTTAGGGATTTTATTAGGTCTCTGGCCACTCCCAAGCGCCTCCTCACTATGCCCACTATTCCACACACTTCAGAAGCACCTCATTCCTTCATCAGCTGTGACTTCCACTTTCTCAAGATAATGGTTGCACCTGAAATCATCGCAACGAATATCAACGATACGGTCACGCCTGACAGGAGCCTTGCCTCTTCAGCAGCCCTTTCCTTGATGACCCTTATTCTCTCCTCCAAGGAGGATATCTCCCGCGTCACATTCGAGTATAAGTCCGGCGCGCTTGTCAGGTTCAATCCACCCACACAGGAGGTTAAGTTGGCGAGGATGTCTTTCATGGCTCTGTACTCTGTCTGATTTATGTTCTTCACCTCCTCTATCTCCCCCATGGCCCTGCTAATCATCTCGATTATCTTGTCCTTGTACGTCAGAAGGAGCTCCCCCTCCAAGCGCTTTATTATGGCAGATGACTGGTTGAGGAGCATCTTGACCCTAAGGATGTCAGCATAGGATATGTTCTCTCGATCTAGGAGGACCTCAGCCTCTCTTATTTTGGAATCGATGACGGAGACGTTTATCAGCACATCCTCTGGTATGGGAAGTCCAGCCTCTACGGACCTCTCGTATACGCTCTGAAATAGTCTCCTTTCGTCCTTTACCTCCTTCAGCGCTGCCCTTAGCTCCTCCTTATTGTATCCGGAGATCACTCTCACGGTCCTCCTGACAGTGACCTCGAAGCTCCTGTCGGTGCAGCCTATTCCGTAGCATAGGCTCACTATGACGGTGTGATTTCCCTCACCCTCTACCGGTAGAGGAAGACCTACCTCACCGGACGTGCCGTTTAGCTCCCTCTCCATGGTGAGCCTGCCATCTAAATACACGGAAATTGTCGGGCGGTAATCTCGAGGGATTCCTTCCACTTCGTAGCTCACTTGGATTGAGAGCGGCTGACCCACGGTAATCTCTCTGGATTGCGGGACGACCACTAGAGTAGCGTTTATGCGTGGTTTAATCACCATAACGGACGAAGTGTTGCCCTCAGCTAGCTTGAGGCCCATTTCTCCCTTCTTGAAGAACCTAACCATAGGCCTCACGAAGTTAGGGCCCTCCAAGGAGTTCCTATCCACATCCACTATTATGGGGACTACTATCGTGGCGTTCGGCCTGAGCTCCCTCAAACCTAGGTTCCTCGTGAAGGCCCCCCAAGGGGTGATTAGCTTCACGTAATCGATGAGGATCATCCCATCCATGTTAGCCACCGATACATTCACGGTACAGGGATATCCTGCTACGCAGGGATCCCTGGGTTCTACGGTGACGCTCAAATCGGCCTCTTGAGACTGAGCTAGTATTGGTGCCATGAGGCTCAGAATTAGAAGCGTCGTCATGATGTGAAGGGCGGCGGGGGCTGCTTTCATCAGCCCTTAGGGGGAGCTAAGCTTTATTAACCTAGTCGCATCAGGTCATACCGAATGGACGATTTAGTGGTAGCCGGAGTAGACATAAGATCGGGTTCGCCAAGATCAAAGAAGAGACCTACTTACTCAGTATCTATAATAAGGGGGGAGAGCATCCTCCTCGAGGACGAGGAGGTGACTCTGGATGAGGTCTTCTCCTTGATGAGGAGGTACGGGGTCAAGGTACTCGCTACGGATAATGTTTACGAGCTTGCGGAGGACATGAAGGGGCTTAGGCTCGTCATGGAGAGGATGCCCCCAGGTAGCAAGCTCATTCAGGTCACCGGATCTCCTCATGGGATAAGGTCCCTCTCGTCGATAGCCAAGGAGGCTGGCCTTCCACCCCCCTCCCACAGGGATCCGCTCGGTACTGCTAGGATAGTCGCTAGGTTGGCGCAGAGGGGGGTGGGGATAGAGGTCATCGCCATGTATCCAGAAACTAGGGTCCTCATAACGAAGAACAGGAGTGTAAGGCAGGGAGGTTCGGGAAGTGACAGGTGGAGGAGGTCTATAGAGGCCAGCATACTCAGCGAGGCCAATAAGATAGCCACGGAGCTC harbors:
- the glmS gene encoding glutamine--fructose-6-phosphate transaminase (isomerizing), giving the protein MCGIVGIVRRRLGVARDLIKSLKKLEYRGYDSAGIAVMSNGDIEVVKGVGTIDAVVGDAEIRDGYVGIGHTRWATHGGVSPENAHPHLSCDGEVAVVHNGTLDDFEGMRRELIAEGHVLHSETDTEVVAHLVEENLKSGDGPLSAFVKAVKKLKGSYALVSIISGERALFLARNKSPLVIGLGEDGNYCASDVAALLHLTNRFIFMEDGEIALLTPSEVEIWRLKGDNLEKVYREAEEVEWTPQLLDKGAFDYFMLKEIHEQPHILRKIAESIDYYTRFSERLSSLLRDGSLTIVAAGTSYHAGLIGKYLLSKLAGVRSEIIVASEFPEWSSHLRQGDVVLAISQSGETADVLEAVRIAKSKGSMVVSIVNVPGSTLTRISDESVFIQAGPEVGVAATKTFSAQVSVLYVVSSLISGRSGISRELTEVSELLKGSMDSLEEFSKKMSNILKDKEHVFFLGRGINYPTALEGALKLKEISYIHAEGYPAGEYKHGPLALIEEGTPAIVLVPVNEELRKKTIYNIMEVRSRGAFTITVQPRGIEIPADASLETDVWDELISPLIYTVPLQLIAYHTAVTLGKNPDKPRNLAKSVTVE
- a CDS encoding 30S ribosomal protein S7, with amino-acid sequence MSEEVEIKAEENPKTGGPEIKLFGKWSYEGVEIRNIALKRVISLKPVYLPHTGGRHEHKRFGKLELPIVERLVNRLMSQAINAGSKKDHVNSKNPGKKLKALRTVKYAFQIIELRTGRNPIQVFIDAIENSIIREEVTRIMYGGVSYFHAVDTSPSRMVDLAIRHIAQGAAMKAFRSPRSLAEALADEIIAAADYDRNKSFAIRRKEEIERIALSSR
- a CDS encoding DUF460 domain-containing protein; this translates as MDDLVVAGVDIRSGSPRSKKRPTYSVSIIRGESILLEDEEVTLDEVFSLMRRYGVKVLATDNVYELAEDMKGLRLVMERMPPGSKLIQVTGSPHGIRSLSSIAKEAGLPPPSHRDPLGTARIVARLAQRGVGIEVIAMYPETRVLITKNRSVRQGGSGSDRWRRSIEASILSEANKIATELDSANLDYDLYVERASGGLRRAEFIVYAGIDDVRRIVKESSEWTPLRVVVRQSWRSKIKFPSSRLSPLPRSRPIIVGIDPGMSVGLAVIDLNGNLLALKTMRRASRSEIVEEILNHGYPVIIATDVNPPPKSVVRIA
- a CDS encoding U6 snRNA-associated Sm-like protein LSm6, translating into MSRELPISHLRKAHGAEITVRLKNGSEIRGKLLVYDEMMNLVLDSARELDPDTKEVRRSMGTLFIRGNNVLFITLE
- a CDS encoding 30S ribosomal protein S12 — encoded protein: EKYKEKRLHSWKVRRRLYRLKEKFDPLEGAPMARCIVLEKVGLEARQPHSGLRKAVKAQLAKNGVIVTAFAPGDGALNVINEHDEVIIEGIGGSRGRSMGDIPGVRYKVIKVNGVSLQAILQGKKEKPSR